From a single Arachis hypogaea cultivar Tifrunner chromosome 3, arahy.Tifrunner.gnm2.J5K5, whole genome shotgun sequence genomic region:
- the LOC140183836 gene encoding uncharacterized protein isoform X1, which produces MEKHSCDYYHIKKQIESDFVDGANVRLSKSFLDLLKVEQQSKLKDHLKKYCQKNSVKQESACVKIHFMLTLFADSWMVTSCWKNWNVTLCCIRAMAK; this is translated from the exons ATGGAGAAACATTCATG TGACTATTATCATATAAAGAAGCAAATTGAATCTGATTTTGTTGATGGTGCTAATGTGAGgttatcaaaatcttttcttgaCCTGCTCAAGGTAGAGCAACAATCAAAGCTAAAAGACCATTTAAAGAAATACTGCCAGAAG AACTCCGTGAAACAGGAATCTGCATGCGTGAAAATCCATTTTATGTTGACACTGTTCGCAG ATTCTTGGATGGTAACAAGTTGCTGGAAAAATTGGAATGTAACGTTGTGCTGCATCAGGGCAATGGCTAAATGA
- the LOC140183836 gene encoding DNA polymerase epsilon catalytic subunit A-like isoform X4 — MVKISDYYHIKKQIESDFVDGANVRLSKSFLDLLKVEQQSKLKDHLKKYCQKESACVKIHFMLTLFADSWMVTSCWKNWNVTLCCIRAMAK; from the exons ATGGTAAAGATAAG TGACTATTATCATATAAAGAAGCAAATTGAATCTGATTTTGTTGATGGTGCTAATGTGAGgttatcaaaatcttttcttgaCCTGCTCAAGGTAGAGCAACAATCAAAGCTAAAAGACCATTTAAAGAAATACTGCCAGAAG GAATCTGCATGCGTGAAAATCCATTTTATGTTGACACTGTTCGCAG ATTCTTGGATGGTAACAAGTTGCTGGAAAAATTGGAATGTAACGTTGTGCTGCATCAGGGCAATGGCTAAATGA
- the LOC140183836 gene encoding uncharacterized protein isoform X5, with translation MRELLSQDMPMYYLEILNLTGLYLQQIPSSQKLCVIVNRFKGSLPSLVETDRSCKKCLHCYWQSSTSWVQQLYLK, from the exons ATGAGAGAATTGCTCTCTCAAGATATGCCCAT GTACTACttggaaattttgaatttgacaGGCTTATATTTACAGCAGATACCTTCTTctcaaaagctctgtgtgatagtCAACAG GTTCAAGGGATCACTTCCTTCTTTGGTCGAAACTGATAG GTCATGCAAAAAGTGTTTGCACTGTTATTGGCAGAGTTCCACAAGTTGGGTGCAACAATTGTATTTAAAATAA
- the LOC112791002 gene encoding trihelix transcription factor ASR3 isoform X2 codes for MVCILSQSTKNTCVRVIIINAMESNSEKNINISVGSSGGGSEHVPLVTVAKQPTTATETVAKGETRAKATRHPRWTRQESLVLIESKKLVESGEQINRYQSPPGFVVLQTDPKWDMVSSLCQQRGVKRGAVQCRKRWGNLLTDFRKIKKWETNVKDENESFWMMRNDKRKENKLPGFFDSVVYNVLDGGVCTAAAYPLTLIKGPPKQENISGGGGDRGEGEGVVTASKKDHHRSRNQPHRQNHDEVDEDDEMEDDETIVDSEMGWSTEEENNTNSTTETGKVNNSSLMLLKTPTVAGAKETVMNMMMVMGSTQKIPLPKLPTSEKQPTPTSCKGNYDHPPGFQREGVSQEGHKKRRLSPGNSEHTTNFNNNIVRVLRRNNNMLKAHLGAQNMNYQLAREHQKEQTDSLVAALGKLTDALSKIADKL; via the exons ATGGTTTGTATCTTATCTCAATCCACAAAAAACACTTGTGTGCGCGTGATCATAATAAACGCCATGGAATCAAATTCAGAGAAGAATATCAACATCAGCGTAGGTTCTTCCGGTGGTGGTAGTGAACATGTTCCACTAGTAACCGTTGCAAAACAACCAACGACAGCAACAGAAACTGTAGCCAAAGGCGAAACAAGAGCCAAAGCGACAAGACATCCAAGATGGACAAGACAAGAGTCCCTTGTTCTCATAGAGTCCAAGAAACTTGTCGAGAGTGGGGAACAGATTAACAGGTACCAATCGCCACCTGGGTTTGTTGTTCTTCAGACGGATCCAAAGTGGGATATGGTTTCATCGTTGTGCCAGCAACGAGGTGTTAAGAGAGGCGCTGTTCAGTGTCGAAAAAGATGGGGGAACCTTCTCACTGATTTCAGGAAGATCAAGAAGTGGGAAACGAATgtgaaggatgagaatgaatcgtTTTGGATGATGAGGAATGATAAGAGAAAGGAGAACAAGTTGCCGGGGTTCTTTGATTCTGTAGTCTACAATGTTCTTGATGGAGGGGTATGCACTGCAGCCGCGTATCCATTGACGCTTATTAAGGGCCcaccaaaacaagaaaatattagtggtggtggtggtgatcgGGGGGAAGGAGAAGGTGTGGTGACGGCAAGCAAGAAGGATCATCATCGCAGTCGCAATCAACCTCATCGCCAGAATCATGACGAGGTTGATGAGGACGACGAGATGGAGGATGATGAGACCATTGTGGACAGTGAGATGGGTTGGAGCACTGAAGAGGAGAACAACACTAATTCTACGACAGAGACAGGGAAGGTGAATAACAGTAGTCTAATGCTGTTGAAAACACCTACTGTTGCAGGTGCTAAGGAAACggtgatgaatatgatgatggtGATGGGGAGTACACAGAAGATACCGTTACCCAAATTGCCTACTTCAG AGAAACAACCAACACCAACATCTTGCAAAGGGAACTACGACCATCCACCAG GCTTTCAAAGAGAAGGTGTGTCACAGGAGGGGCACAAGAAGAGGAGATTATCACCAGGTAATAGTGAACACACCacaaatttcaacaacaacaTTGTCAGAGTACTAAGAAGGAACAATAACATGCTGAAAGCACATCTTGGGGCTCAGAATATGAATTACCAGTTGGCCAGAGAACATCAGAAGGAGCAAACAGATAGCTTGGTTGCAGCCCTTGGCAAGCTCACAGATGCTCTATCAAAAATTGCTGACAAGCTGTGA
- the LOC140183836 gene encoding DNA polymerase epsilon catalytic subunit A-like isoform X2: MVKISDYYHIKKQIESDFVDGANVRLSKSFLDLLKVEQQSKLKDHLKKYCQKNSVKQESACVKIHFMLTLFADSWMVTSCWKNWNVTLCCIRAMAK; encoded by the exons ATGGTAAAGATAAG TGACTATTATCATATAAAGAAGCAAATTGAATCTGATTTTGTTGATGGTGCTAATGTGAGgttatcaaaatcttttcttgaCCTGCTCAAGGTAGAGCAACAATCAAAGCTAAAAGACCATTTAAAGAAATACTGCCAGAAG AACTCCGTGAAACAGGAATCTGCATGCGTGAAAATCCATTTTATGTTGACACTGTTCGCAG ATTCTTGGATGGTAACAAGTTGCTGGAAAAATTGGAATGTAACGTTGTGCTGCATCAGGGCAATGGCTAAATGA
- the LOC112791002 gene encoding trihelix transcription factor ASR3 isoform X1, giving the protein MVCILSQSTKNTCVRVIIINAMESNSEKNINISVGSSGGGSEHVPLVTVAKQPTTATETVAKGETRAKATRHPRWTRQESLVLIESKKLVESGEQINRYQSPPGFVVLQTDPKWDMVSSLCQQRGVKRGAVQCRKRWGNLLTDFRKIKKWETNVKDENESFWMMRNDKRKENKLPGFFDSVVYNVLDGGVCTAAAYPLTLIKGPPKQENISGGGGDRGEGEGVVTASKKDHHRSRNQPHRQNHDEVDEDDEMEDDETIVDSEMGWSTEEENNTNSTTETGKVNNSSLMLLKTPTVAGAKETVMNMMMVMGSTQKIPLPKLPTSAEKQPTPTSCKGNYDHPPGFQREGVSQEGHKKRRLSPGNSEHTTNFNNNIVRVLRRNNNMLKAHLGAQNMNYQLAREHQKEQTDSLVAALGKLTDALSKIADKL; this is encoded by the exons ATGGTTTGTATCTTATCTCAATCCACAAAAAACACTTGTGTGCGCGTGATCATAATAAACGCCATGGAATCAAATTCAGAGAAGAATATCAACATCAGCGTAGGTTCTTCCGGTGGTGGTAGTGAACATGTTCCACTAGTAACCGTTGCAAAACAACCAACGACAGCAACAGAAACTGTAGCCAAAGGCGAAACAAGAGCCAAAGCGACAAGACATCCAAGATGGACAAGACAAGAGTCCCTTGTTCTCATAGAGTCCAAGAAACTTGTCGAGAGTGGGGAACAGATTAACAGGTACCAATCGCCACCTGGGTTTGTTGTTCTTCAGACGGATCCAAAGTGGGATATGGTTTCATCGTTGTGCCAGCAACGAGGTGTTAAGAGAGGCGCTGTTCAGTGTCGAAAAAGATGGGGGAACCTTCTCACTGATTTCAGGAAGATCAAGAAGTGGGAAACGAATgtgaaggatgagaatgaatcgtTTTGGATGATGAGGAATGATAAGAGAAAGGAGAACAAGTTGCCGGGGTTCTTTGATTCTGTAGTCTACAATGTTCTTGATGGAGGGGTATGCACTGCAGCCGCGTATCCATTGACGCTTATTAAGGGCCcaccaaaacaagaaaatattagtggtggtggtggtgatcgGGGGGAAGGAGAAGGTGTGGTGACGGCAAGCAAGAAGGATCATCATCGCAGTCGCAATCAACCTCATCGCCAGAATCATGACGAGGTTGATGAGGACGACGAGATGGAGGATGATGAGACCATTGTGGACAGTGAGATGGGTTGGAGCACTGAAGAGGAGAACAACACTAATTCTACGACAGAGACAGGGAAGGTGAATAACAGTAGTCTAATGCTGTTGAAAACACCTACTGTTGCAGGTGCTAAGGAAACggtgatgaatatgatgatggtGATGGGGAGTACACAGAAGATACCGTTACCCAAATTGCCTACTTCAG CAGAGAAACAACCAACACCAACATCTTGCAAAGGGAACTACGACCATCCACCAG GCTTTCAAAGAGAAGGTGTGTCACAGGAGGGGCACAAGAAGAGGAGATTATCACCAGGTAATAGTGAACACACCacaaatttcaacaacaacaTTGTCAGAGTACTAAGAAGGAACAATAACATGCTGAAAGCACATCTTGGGGCTCAGAATATGAATTACCAGTTGGCCAGAGAACATCAGAAGGAGCAAACAGATAGCTTGGTTGCAGCCCTTGGCAAGCTCACAGATGCTCTATCAAAAATTGCTGACAAGCTGTGA
- the LOC140183836 gene encoding DNA polymerase epsilon catalytic subunit A-like isoform X3: MEKHSCDYYHIKKQIESDFVDGANVRLSKSFLDLLKVEQQSKLKDHLKKYCQKESACVKIHFMLTLFADSWMVTSCWKNWNVTLCCIRAMAK, translated from the exons ATGGAGAAACATTCATG TGACTATTATCATATAAAGAAGCAAATTGAATCTGATTTTGTTGATGGTGCTAATGTGAGgttatcaaaatcttttcttgaCCTGCTCAAGGTAGAGCAACAATCAAAGCTAAAAGACCATTTAAAGAAATACTGCCAGAAG GAATCTGCATGCGTGAAAATCCATTTTATGTTGACACTGTTCGCAG ATTCTTGGATGGTAACAAGTTGCTGGAAAAATTGGAATGTAACGTTGTGCTGCATCAGGGCAATGGCTAAATGA